Proteins from one Candidatus Ancaeobacter aquaticus genomic window:
- the hisA gene encoding 1-(5-phosphoribosyl)-5-[(5-phosphoribosylamino)methylideneamino]imidazole-4-carboxamide isomerase has translation MIVIPAIDLKDGKCVRLFQGRFDQVKVYSSDPVSIAKKWEDGGAEIIHVVDLDGALTGKLVNFDHIKAIAKNTDAKIELGGGLRDFESIEKVLGCGVDRVVLGTKAIEDFDFLTECIKLFPGKIVVGIDSKDGIVYGKGWTEKGNMSAIDLAKKVESIGVTHIICTDIARDGALTRPNFEFLKELQREVDIEIIASGGVSAIEDIRDLLLLNMNGVIVGKALYEENIDLREAISLCSQKE, from the coding sequence ATGATAGTGATACCTGCAATAGATTTAAAAGACGGAAAATGTGTAAGATTATTTCAAGGACGGTTTGATCAGGTGAAGGTGTACTCATCTGATCCTGTGAGCATAGCAAAGAAGTGGGAAGATGGCGGTGCAGAAATCATTCATGTTGTTGATCTTGATGGTGCGTTAACAGGTAAACTTGTTAATTTTGATCATATCAAGGCAATTGCTAAAAATACTGATGCAAAAATTGAACTGGGTGGTGGTCTCAGGGATTTTGAATCTATTGAAAAAGTGCTCGGGTGCGGTGTTGACAGGGTTGTTCTTGGAACAAAAGCAATTGAGGATTTTGATTTTTTGACTGAATGCATAAAATTGTTTCCGGGAAAAATCGTTGTTGGTATTGATTCGAAAGACGGGATCGTTTACGGAAAGGGATGGACAGAAAAAGGAAATATGTCCGCAATTGATTTAGCAAAAAAAGTTGAATCGATCGGTGTTACACATATCATTTGTACAGATATTGCTCGTGACGGTGCTTTGACACGACCAAATTTCGAATTTTTGAAGGAACTTCAGCGAGAAGTTGATATTGAAATTATAGCTTCAGGAGGTGTTTCGGCTATTGAGGATATAAGGGATCTCCTTTTGCTTAACATGAATGGCGTTATTGTCGGTAAAGCGTTATACGAAGAAAATATTGATTTAAGGGAAGCGATTTCATTATGCTCACAAAAAGAATAA
- the hisH gene encoding imidazole glycerol phosphate synthase subunit HisH: MIVIVDYGMGNLRSVQKAVEHLGYQALVTSSAQDIISAEKVILPGVGAFGDAMAELEKRGLKEALIECINKGTYFLGICLGIQLLFEKSEESPGVDGLSIFKGTVLRFTGDMKIPHMGWNQIRKTQKECPLLENIPDNEYMYFVHSYYVQSEQKEVVCCETSYGNDFTSMIWKDNVFATQFHPEKSQEKGLAMLKSFCELK, encoded by the coding sequence ATGATAGTTATAGTTGATTATGGAATGGGGAATTTGAGAAGTGTGCAAAAAGCCGTAGAGCATCTTGGCTACCAGGCTCTCGTTACTTCTTCAGCTCAAGATATTATATCGGCTGAAAAGGTTATTTTACCTGGTGTTGGTGCATTTGGTGATGCAATGGCCGAACTCGAAAAAAGAGGGCTTAAAGAAGCGCTCATAGAGTGTATTAATAAAGGTACATACTTTTTGGGGATATGTTTAGGGATACAACTTCTTTTTGAAAAGAGCGAAGAAAGTCCAGGGGTTGACGGATTATCTATTTTTAAGGGTACAGTTTTACGGTTTACCGGCGATATGAAAATTCCGCATATGGGGTGGAATCAAATCCGGAAAACACAAAAAGAGTGTCCTCTTTTAGAAAATATTCCGGATAATGAGTATATGTATTTTGTGCACTCCTATTATGTGCAATCAGAGCAAAAAGAAGTGGTCTGCTGTGAAACTTCCTACGGCAATGATTTTACATCAATGATATGGAAAGATAATGTGTTTGCGACACAGTTTCACCCTGAAAAGAGTCAGGAAAAGGGACTGGCTATGTTAAAATCATTTTGTGAGCTTAAGTAA
- the hisB gene encoding imidazoleglycerol-phosphate dehydratase HisB — protein MKRSAQLKRDTRETKIDIKINIDGVGKSSINTGIEFFDHMLELFSRHSKIDLTIRAKGDLGVDHHHTIEDVGITLGKALKKALGTKAGIRRYGHCMLPMDESLVSVALDISNRPFLVYGVDYGKKKIRNFDPQLIEEFLYAFVINSGITLHVSLLYGKNVHHIFEAVFKGLAKAVEMAVGIDKREKGVPSTKGLL, from the coding sequence ATGAAAAGGTCCGCGCAATTAAAGAGAGATACGAGAGAGACCAAGATAGATATAAAGATCAATATTGATGGTGTCGGAAAAAGTTCAATCAATACAGGTATAGAATTTTTCGATCATATGCTTGAACTTTTCTCAAGACATTCTAAGATTGATCTTACGATAAGAGCAAAAGGTGATTTAGGTGTTGATCATCACCATACGATAGAAGATGTTGGCATAACATTAGGAAAAGCCCTTAAAAAAGCATTGGGAACAAAAGCGGGAATACGTCGATATGGCCATTGTATGCTTCCTATGGATGAATCACTTGTCAGTGTTGCGCTTGATATTAGTAATCGACCATTCTTGGTTTATGGTGTTGATTACGGTAAAAAGAAAATACGAAACTTTGATCCTCAGTTAATCGAAGAATTCTTATACGCTTTTGTGATAAATTCTGGTATTACGCTGCACGTATCTTTACTCTATGGTAAAAATGTACATCACATATTTGAAGCTGTTTTCAAAGGACTCGCAAAAGCAGTTGAAATGGCAGTTGGAATCGATAAAAGAGAAAAAGGCGTTCCCTCAACGAAGGGTCTTCTGTAA
- the hisD gene encoding histidinol dehydrogenase, which translates to MEIIRYNEEKGREKLNAFLKSGEISADVDSKVKAIIDDVRYYGDKALLDYTSKFDKVFMRPEELKVDEVEFIEALAVVTREFKDAFKEAKDNITEYYSQQKRKQFVCKTKKGKSNKVLFSPIEKVGVYIPGGTAPLVSTILMTVVLAQVAGVKEIVIMTPPSIEKRVNPYILSAAYFLGVKNIYKVGGAQAIAGLAFGTETLPKVDKIVGPGNMYVASAKRQVYGFVGVDLIAGPSEIAILADDKANPAYIAIDLLSQAEHDEMSRCLLVTPSYELAQKVKREMITQARGLSRKEIIEQSLMKNAMIALVENIDEGVEVVNAFAPEHLEIMTRDSDKLAHKIKHAGTILLGDYSPVAVADFIAGASHVLPTGGSARAFSGLSLDDFIKKINVVKYSKSALQSSAQNIIKFTDIEGLDAHGRSVSKRFEKRRRK; encoded by the coding sequence ATGGAAATAATTAGATATAATGAGGAAAAAGGCAGAGAAAAGCTTAACGCTTTTTTGAAAAGCGGGGAGATAAGTGCCGATGTTGATAGTAAGGTAAAAGCTATTATCGATGATGTGAGATATTACGGGGATAAAGCTCTCCTGGATTATACAAGCAAATTTGATAAAGTTTTTATGCGGCCTGAGGAGTTAAAGGTCGATGAAGTTGAGTTTATTGAAGCGCTTGCTGTTGTGACACGTGAATTTAAAGATGCATTTAAGGAAGCAAAAGACAATATCACCGAATATTATTCACAGCAAAAACGGAAGCAGTTTGTATGTAAAACAAAAAAGGGTAAATCAAACAAGGTTCTTTTTAGTCCGATAGAAAAAGTTGGAGTATATATCCCGGGAGGTACTGCACCCCTCGTATCTACCATACTTATGACTGTTGTGCTCGCTCAGGTTGCCGGTGTTAAGGAAATTGTCATTATGACCCCTCCTTCGATCGAAAAGAGAGTTAATCCTTACATACTTTCTGCCGCATATTTTTTAGGGGTTAAAAATATATATAAAGTTGGGGGCGCGCAGGCAATAGCGGGTCTTGCATTCGGTACAGAAACATTGCCGAAAGTTGATAAAATTGTCGGACCGGGAAACATGTATGTTGCAAGTGCAAAGAGGCAGGTATATGGTTTTGTCGGGGTAGATCTTATTGCGGGCCCAAGTGAAATTGCGATTCTTGCTGATGATAAAGCAAATCCTGCATACATTGCGATTGATCTTCTTTCTCAAGCAGAACACGACGAAATGTCACGGTGTTTACTGGTAACGCCGTCTTATGAGCTTGCCCAGAAAGTAAAAAGGGAAATGATCACGCAAGCTCGCGGATTGTCGCGTAAAGAAATTATTGAACAGTCACTCATGAAAAACGCAATGATCGCACTTGTTGAAAACATTGATGAAGGCGTCGAAGTTGTTAACGCGTTTGCTCCTGAACATTTAGAGATCATGACTCGAGATAGCGATAAATTAGCACACAAAATAAAACATGCAGGGACTATACTCCTTGGCGATTATTCTCCTGTTGCAGTCGCTGATTTTATAGCTGGTGCAAGCCATGTGTTGCCGACTGGCGGTAGTGCGCGTGCATTTTCGGGGTTATCACTTGATGATTTTATTAAAAAGATCAATGTAGTAAAGTATTCGAAGAGTGCGTTGCAATCTTCGGCGCAAAATATTATAAAATTTACTGATATTGAAGGACTGGATGCTCATGGCAGATCAGTGAGCAAACGTTTTGAAAAAAGGAGAAGGAAATGA